The nucleotide sequence GACCCGGGCAGCAGCGGCCGCACCTGCGCGGCGTCGAGGGCGTTGTCGAGCACGACGAGCATCCGGCGGCCGGCCAGCAGGCTCCGGTACAGCCCGAGCTGTGCGTCGGCCGTCGCCGGGATGCGCGCCGCCGGCACCTGAAGCGCTTCGAGCAGCGTGCGCACGGCGTCCTCGGGCGCCAGCGGGCGGCCGCTGGGTGCGAAGCCGCGCAGGTCGAGGAAGAGCTGCCCGTCGGGGAACCGCGCGGACGCCGACCGCCGCGCCCACTGCACGGCCAGCGCGGTCTTCCCGACGCCCGCGGTCCCGGTGATCGCCACGCAGGCCGGCGGGTCTCCGTCGGGCACCAGCCGCCGGTCCAGTTCGGCGAGCGCCTCGTCGCGGCCGGCGAACCCGGCCGCGGCCGGCGGGAGCTGGTGCGGGACCGGCGGGGCGACGTCGCGGTCGTGGGCCGGTCGTTCCCGGAGCAGGGCGGTGTGGACGGCGCGCAGTTGCGGCCCGGGGTCGGCGCCCAGCTCGTCGGCTATCCGGGAACGGACCCGCTCGTACTGTTCCAACGCCTCGGCGCGCCGGCCGGATCGCTCCAGCGCGGTGAGCAGCAGGGCCCACAGCGGCTCGCGCAGCGGATGGCGCGCGGTGAGCTCACGCAGCTGAGGGAGGAGCTCGGCCTGCCGCCCGGCCTCGAGGTCCAGCCGGATCCGCCGCTCCAGCGCGCCGGCGTACCGCTCGCTCAGCCGGTCCCGTTCGGCCTGCAGCCCCGACGTCTCGACGTCGTCGAACGGGATGCCCCGCCAGAGCGCGAGCGCCTGCTCGAGCGCGGCGCGCTCGTCCGGCGCGCCCGCCAGCTCGTCGGCCCGGTCCAGCGTCCGCTCGAACCTCCGCACGTCGACCTCGTCGTCGCCGAGGCGCAGCGCGTAGCCGTGCACGGTGGTGGCGATGGCGTCGCGGCCGAGCACCTGCCGCAACCGGACGACGTAGGTCTGCAGGCTGCGTCGCGGATGCGCCGGTTCCTCGTCCGGCCAGAGGACCAGCGCCAGATCCTCGACGGACGCACCGCGCTCGCCGGCCACGGCCAGCGCGGTGAGCAGAGCCCGCAGCCGGCCCGTCGCCGGCTCGACGCGACGGCCGTCGATCTCCAGTTCCAGGGGCCCCAACAGCCGGAGGGCCGGCCGCGATGTGCTCACGCGGGCACCATAGAGGGCCGGTATTTGCGTGCGCAACAGCCATGGCGATTTGTGCCGAAATGGCCTGCTACGTGCGATGACGCCGGAGTGAAGACGTTGTGAAGACGTCCGCTGTGATCATTCGCCCAACTGGGGACCCCAGGGTGACGGTTCTGCTAGGCCGAAGGGGCGGGTATGGCGGACTACGGCGATTTCAGGGTTCTGCGGCTGCGAGGCGTTTGCGCCGCGATCATCGCGTCAGTCGTTGCCGGGGCGGGTCTGGCCCTACCGGCGCCGGCGGTGACCGGTGGCGGGACGGTGAGCCCGGACTGGGCGCGACCGCAGGTCCGGATCGAGGTGGGCGAGGAGCAGGCGTGCTCCGGGGCTCTGGTCGCACCGCAGTGGGTGCTCACCGCGGCGTCCTGCTTCACGGCCGATGGTGCTTCCGACGAGGTGCGTACGGGTGCGGCTCCAGCAGGAACGACGGCGACCGTGGGGCGGCCGGACCGGTCCACGGCGGACGGGTTCGTGCGCGGTGTCGACTGGGTCGTGCCGCACCCGGACCAGGACGTGGCGCTGGCGCGGCTGACGCTGGGTGTGGACATCGCGCCGTGGCCGATCGCCGACGCTCCCGCGTCGGCCGGCGAGGCGCTGGCGATCAGCGGCTTCGGCCGGACCGAAGGCGTGTGGGCACCTGACGACCTGCAGGCGGCCACCGTGACGGCGAGTGAGGTCACCGACGTGTCGATCGGGCTGAGCGCTCCCGCCGAGTCGTCGGCGGGGGCATGCGAGGGCGACGCCGGCGCCCCGGTGACCCGGTCCGTGAACGGCGCGGTGCAGATCGTCGGCGTCGTCGTCGGCTCGGCCAAGAACGGCTGCCTCGTCGCCCCGGGCGACGGGGAGAGCACGGCGCGGGCCGTCCGCGCCGACGTCCTGGCGGACTGGATCGACCGGAACACGGTCTGGTATCGCAACGCGTTCGTCGCGTCGTACACCACCTCGGACGCCGACGGCGACGGGCACCTCGACGGCATCGGCGGCTACAACCTCGCCGACCCCAACGATCAGATCGTCGCCGTCGACTACGAGGGCACCGGGCGACTGGATCATCTGCTGATCTACCGACCGGGTGCACAGAAGAAGTACTGGGTGGTCAAGCGTCGTGCCGACGGGTCGTTCGAGCGGGTGTTCCAGAACGCCGACGCCGGCATCGGGCCGGTGCCGACCGGCGGGACCGTGATGCTCGGCCAGGCCCGCGACCGGGTCTTCGCGTTCGACTGCCATCGGTCCGGCAAGCAGGACTGCATCGTCGTCTACCGCCCGGGTGTGGTCAGCGGCGACAGCGAGAGCGGTTCGTACAGCGTCTTCGAACGCGATCCGGACGGCGGGTACGAGGTGGTCTTCCGCCACAAGCCGGCCCGGCTGAACGCGGCGTCAACCCAGATGCTGGCGCTGGACGACCACGGAGCAGCGGCGGGCCAGCACCTCGTGTTCTACCGGCCCGGTGCCGGCCTGGTCACGATCCGCTCCTGGATCTTCGACGACGACACCGAGGCGTGGACGTCCGGGCCGGACGTCTACACGACGGAGAGCGCGGGGATCGGCGGCTTCGGCGTCAACCAGGCGCGGGACCGGATGATCGCGTTCGACTGCCACCGCTCCGGGCGCGAGGACTGCCTCGTGGGCTACCGGCCGGGTGTGGTCGCGTCGGACGGCGAGAGCTCGGCCTACCGGGTGATCGAACGGGCCGCCGACGGCACCTACCGCACCGTGTCCCGGCAAGTGCTCGGCCAGCTCAACGCGACCTCCGACCAGCTGATCGCCTACGACTACGACGGGTCCGGGCTCATGGACCACCTGGTCTTCTACCGGCCCGGCGGACGCCTGGTGACGGTGCTGCCCTGGCGCAGCGGTGCGGGCGGTACCTGGGCGGCGGGCCCGGCCGTGTACTCCAGCACGGTCGGGATCGGCGGCTACAACCTGGCCCAACCCCAGGACCGGCTGGTCGCCTACGACAACAACCACCGGGGTTCGCCCACCGATCTCGTCGCCTACCGGCCGGGGTCGCGCACCGCCTGGGTGCTCGGACGCCAGGTCGAACGCGGTGACGCCGCCATCACGGTCACCCGGCCGGCCGGCGCCGACTCGATCGTGGAGACCTTCGACTATCCCGTGGACTTCCAGCACGAGTTCACCGGTACGTCCGGTCGCGTCGACTGGGGCACGGACGAGGCCGAGGCGATGAACTTCGAACTGCTCTCCGGCGACGGCGGGATCATCTGGGTCTCGTGCAGCACGGCCCCGGAGGACGGAGTCGGCGTGGTCAAGGTGTTCCCACGCTTGTTGAACGGTGAGGACGAGGTCGGTGAGCCGCACCTCGGCCAGACGGCGGTGTGCTTCAAGGTGCTCGGATCATCGGGGTACGTGAAGCTTCGGGTCCCGAGCGTCCTCGAGGTCCAGGGCGACAGCCGCTCACCGGGGGCCGGCCATGACCTGGACGCGACGGTGGTGAACCTGACGTCCGGCGATGAGCGGACCGAGCGCGTCGAGCGGGACCAGAGCGAGCAGTTCGGACACGTGGACGCGAACTGTGATGAGAGCCATCCGGACTTCCCCGACGTCTGCAACGAGACCCTGCTCGAACTGCGGATCGTCGACTGAGGGAGTGACGGCGATGAAGGCGATGCGCGTGTGGCGCGAGCGGGCGCCATGGCAGACGATGACGGTGGCCGGTGCTGTGCTCTCGTTGCTTCTCGTGGGCAGCCCCACGGCCGACGACCGGGCCGCGGCGGCCGAGGCGGATCCACCCGCCGCCCCGGCCTGCGAACGCCAGGTGGTACTGGACGCCTGGGTCACAGGCGGTCTGAACGTCGCTCCGGCGGCGGAGGAGGCCCTGCTCGGAGATGACGCGGCGATCTGCGCCTTCCTCGACCGGCTTCCCCGGCTCGCGGCGCAGGACGACCGTGAGCAGGTCAACCGCGTCAAGTCCGGCGGAGGCCCTGAGGTGGCCGCCGCCGCCAACGCGGCTCTGAGGTCGGACGACGAGGGCGCCGTGGAGGCGTTTCTCGATGGCGGCTGGGAGCTTGCTCGCCAGATCGACCTGCGCGCCAGGGTGAACGAGATGAAGTCGGCGGGTGGACCGGAGGTCCGGGCCGCCGCGAACGCGGTGCTGCGCAACGGCTCGCGTGAAGCGCTGGGGCAGTTCGTCGATTCGGGCTGGCTGGTGCCGTACCGGATGGATCTCCGGGCGACCGTCAATCGTGCGATGTCCCAAGGTGGCCCGCAGGTGCGGGCCGCGGCGAACCGGGCGCTCCAGGACGGCAGTCAGGAGATGCAGGAGCGGTTCGTCCAGATCGACTGGGGCGTGGCCCAGGCCCGCGACAACGAGGCTCAGACGCTGAACGATCTCCGGGCGAGCGCCACCGAGGCGACCCGCCTGGCGGCCTTCGAGACGATCTCGGCGGTCGCACAGGCCGACCGGGCGGAGGCCGAGTCCCTGGCGGCCAGGAACGATGCGGAAGAGGCACAACGTCTCGCCCTGGCGGCCGGACGGGAGTCCGCAGCTGCCCGGACTTACGCGCAACAGGCCGCCGAGGCTGCCGACCGCGCCGCGGCGGCCGCCAACGTCGCTGTCCAAGCGGCGCGGGCCGCGGCCGACGCCGCGCGCGCCGCCGCGGGGGCCGCCGGACGCGCGGCGACCGCGGCAGCGCGGGCCCACACGTCCTCTGACGAGGCGTGGGCGGCCGCGACGGCGGCAGAGCTGGACGCCGGCGCTGCTGCCGCGGCGCTGGCTCACAACCGGCGAATGCAGGAGGTCGGTGCGCAGATCTCTGACTGGCGCGCACCCATCGATCAGATCGCGGCAGTCGCCGCTCGGGCGTTCGCCGCGGCCGACGCCGCCGAGTCGGCGCGGGCGAACACCGAGGTCGCCGGGCGCGCGGCTGAGGCTGCCGGCCATCATGCCGGGGACGCGAGCGCCGAGGCCAGGGCCGCGTTCGCCGCGGCCGGGCGGGCACGAACCAGCGCTGAACGGGCGCGGCGCGCCACTGCGGAGACGGTCCGGCACGCGAACGTCGCCCAGGACGCGGCCGGCCAGGCGCGCGACGCCGCCACGCGGGCGGTGTCCTATGCGGAGGCGGCGGGGAGGGCGGCGGCGAGTGCGGCCGAGCACGCCGGCAGTGCCGTCAACGCGGCCCAGCTGGCGACCGAGCACGCGAACAACGCCTACCGCGCGGCGGAGGACGCGTTGGATGCGGCGGAGCTCGCTCAGACCATCTATACGTCGGCGCGGTTGGCCGACGCCGAACGGCTCCAGGACGAGCTGGAGACCGAGTTGTCCTTGGCCCGGCATGTCAGCGCGGAAGCGGCCGAGGTCCGCTGGGAGGACGTTCGCAGCTTCGACGTGCCGATGCGCGACTATCACGATCCGCAGGTCGATGCCCTGATCGCCGAGGCCGTCGACGATGAGACCGACCGGGCGGTGGCGGTGGGCCATGCGCGGGAGGTCGCACGGTACTTCGCGGTCGTGCCCGGCACGTGGACCAGCTCGGCGGCTGTGGCCGCTCTCGGCGAGGACGACGACCGTGTGCTCGAGTTCGTCCGCAGCGGGCTGGCCCTCGCCGAGGAACAGGACGATCGCACGACGCTGACGGGTCTCATGGTCACCGGCACCCCGGCCATGAAGGCCGCCGCGCAGGCCGCCCTCGACGCCGGCTGGCCCGACGTCATCGCGTTCCTCGACGACCCGGACTATCCCGAGCGAGCGGCCGAAGAACGCGCGCGGGTCAACCGAATCCTGTCCGAGGCCCGCAGCGCCGGGAACGTCGAGACCGAGGAGGCGGCGAACATCGCCCTGCGCTCGGAGGATCCGGCCGCACTCGAGGTGTTCCTGGCGACGACACACAACACCGCTCGCACGATCGACGTCCGGGCGAAGGTCGGCGCGATCGCCGGCGACGAGTCCTACGGCACCGAGGTGCGCAACGGCGCCCAGGTCGCTCTCGCGGGCACGACGTCCATGCAGGTCGACTTCCTGGAGGTGGAGCAGCACCGCGCGGCCGAACGCGACTACGCGACCGCGACCCACAACTACATCGCCACCTCCTTGGTGATCGAGACGGCGCAGATCGCCGAGAAGGCCGTCCAACTGGCGCGCACCGCGCAGGCCGCCGCGGCGGATGCCCGCGGCGCGGCGGAGCAGGCCGTCGGTTACGCGAACGACGCCGGTGCGGCGGCCGGACGGGCGCAGGCGTTCGCCACCCAGGCCGTCGCCCACGCACAGGACGCCGCCGGATCCGCCGAGCGAGCGGCGCAGTCCGTCCGCACCGCTGCGGCCGCCACGCAGCAGGCCCAGCTGTCGGCCCGGCGGGCGTCCCTCTCGGCCGGCGCGGCACGCGCCTCGGCCGTGGCGGCGGCGCAGGACGCGGCCAGCGCGTTCGCCGCCTACGACGTCGCTTACAACGCGCAGTTCGAGGCCCATCAGGACGCGTCCGAAGCCGCTCGCATCGCCGTCGAGGTGTTCGAGGACTATCTGGAACAGGCACGGCACCGTCTGGGCGATTTCAGGGCCGCCTCGGAGGTGCACTGCAGGATGGGGCCCCTGGACATCGACATGCCCGGATTCCACAACTGCGACCAATACATCAACCAGGAGATCAACGACCCCAACGGGCCGCTGCACAACCCGGACGGCTACGCCGCGGACAACACCAGGCGCTGCAATGACCAGTTCGCCGGCGGGGCTCTGGACACCTGCCTGTCCCTCGTCCTGAGCCCGCTGTTCAAATACGCGCTCAACGGGATCGCCAGCCGTGAGATGGCCGGCCACCGTCTCGCCGACGAATACGTGCTGCTGACCGCACGGGATCTGTACGAGGGTCTCTCGCAGATCGACGTGATCAACGACTGCCGGGACGCCCATCCCAGCAGCGGTCCAGGTGCCGCGTACAGCTTCGGCGAATGTGTCAGCGGGATCTGGGACATCGTCCAGAATCCCGACTGGGACCAGCACTCGAGCCAGTGGAACGGAACCTTCATCGGATCGCTCGTCCCCGAGGAACTCCGCTTCGCCCAGTACAACTCGATCTTGGGAAGAATGTACCTGCTCCACAACATCAACGATCAGGCCATCCTCCTCTCGATTCATGAGACCGAGCTCGCCACTTCACTGCTGCGCATCCTTCCGGCCGCGTGCGTGCTCGAGGGTGACACGTGCCCCCAGCAGGCGACCGCGTGGCAGCTCGAGAGGCTGAGTGAGTCGATCAGGCCGGAGAACAACCAGGGTTATCTCGTCGACGAGTCCGGACGGGTGCTCGACGCGAACGGTCTGCCCGTCGCGAGTCTCCCGCCGATCGACGATCTCGAGGAATGGGCGAGGTATACGGTCGAGAGCGGCCTGCACGAGGACTTGGCGGCCCTCGAGCAACGCATCGGACTCCTGTTCAGGCAGTCGTTCGGTCTGCCCATGGCGCCGCCGACCTGGCAGCTCGAGACACAGCTCGCACATCGTGTGGCCACGCGTGAGGTGGCGCTGCGCAACAACACGCTGCGGCTGGTCATGAACAACCCGGGCGGTGTCTGCGACGCGGTGCCGCCCGAGACGCGGCCCGATGACCAGCGGCAGGTGGTGGCGGGGTGCGTCCAGGCCATCAAGATGCTGCTGCCGGCCGGCACGACCATGATCATCTACTACCCCGACCCGGAGAACCCGGGAGAACTCCTGGAAGTCACCGTCCGCGGCGTCGGCACCTGGCTGGACTGAGCCGTTCCGCCACGCCCGCTGGGACGGCGCCGGCCGCGCCGTCCCAGCGGGTGCGGGCCTTACGGCGCAGGACGTCGAGCATTCAGCGCACCTCCGGCAGCCGGTAGAACGCCGTCGCGGTGCCGCCGAGCACCTGGGCGCGGTCGTCGGGGGCGAGCGGCTCCAGCAGCTCGAGGGTCGCCCGCCACACCGGCTGGTAGCCGCCGGCCAGGACGCTGACCGGCCAGTCGCCGCCGAACATCAACCGGCCGGGACCGAACAGCTCGAGGGCGTGCTCGACGTACGGCGCGAGGTCGGCGGTTTGCCACGTCTCCCAGTCCGCCGCCGTGTTGAGCCCGGACACCTTGGCGTGGACGTTCGGGTACTCCGCCGCGCGGCGCAGCAGCGACGCCCAGGGCTCCCAGCCGCGGTCGCGGATCGGCGGTTTGGCCAGGTGGTCGATGACCAGCCGCAAGCCGGGATGCCGCTCGGCCAGCGTGGCGACGTGCTCGAGGTGCCGCGGCAGCACCGCCACCACGTCGAAGGCGAGGTCGCGCTCGGCCAGCAGCCCGAGGGTGTCGAGTACGGCGTCCTGCAGCAGCCAGTCCGGGTCGGGCTCGTCATGGATGAGGTGCCGGATGCCGACGAACCGGGGGTCGGCCGCGAACCGGTCGAGCACCGCCGTCGCGGCCGCGGCGTCAGTGAGGTCGGCCCAGCCGACCACGCCGGCCACCTCCGGGTGTCGGTCGGCCTGGGTCAGCATCGCCTCGGTGTCCTCGACGGAGTTCGCCGCCTGCACCAGCACGGTGGCGTCGACCCCCGCGGCGGTCAGCTCGGGTTCGAGGTCCGGCCAGTCGAACGTGCGGTAGATGGGGCCGTCGGCGGGCGTGAGCCAGGGGTAGGCGACCGCATCGAGGTCCCAGAAGTGCTGATGTGCGTCGACGACTCTCATCCGGTGATCGACCTCCTGGCCAGAGTGTAGGGACTGCGGTTCGTGTCCAAGACGTACTTCACAGCTCAGGAGTCCGCGTGGCCAGGCCCGTGTTCTCGTGCTGAGCTATGCCGCCGGGGTCTTGTAAGGAGCAAACGAGAGTGCGAGTCTGAGTGATCCGCTCTGGCCGGCGCGCCCGCACCCGCGCGGCTGGACCTCTCGTCCGCAGGAGGCAGTCGTGGAGTTCGGCTCGCGCCCGTCACGGCGGCTACGAGGGCGTGACGAGGAGTGCCGGACGTTGCTCGACCTGCTGCGTGCGGCGCGGATGGGCACCAGCGGCGTGCTCATGGTGCAGGGTGAGGCC is from Jiangella alkaliphila and encodes:
- a CDS encoding amidohydrolase family protein, yielding MRVVDAHQHFWDLDAVAYPWLTPADGPIYRTFDWPDLEPELTAAGVDATVLVQAANSVEDTEAMLTQADRHPEVAGVVGWADLTDAAAATAVLDRFAADPRFVGIRHLIHDEPDPDWLLQDAVLDTLGLLAERDLAFDVVAVLPRHLEHVATLAERHPGLRLVIDHLAKPPIRDRGWEPWASLLRRAAEYPNVHAKVSGLNTAADWETWQTADLAPYVEHALELFGPGRLMFGGDWPVSVLAGGYQPVWRATLELLEPLAPDDRAQVLGGTATAFYRLPEVR
- a CDS encoding S1 family peptidase, translating into MTGGGTVSPDWARPQVRIEVGEEQACSGALVAPQWVLTAASCFTADGASDEVRTGAAPAGTTATVGRPDRSTADGFVRGVDWVVPHPDQDVALARLTLGVDIAPWPIADAPASAGEALAISGFGRTEGVWAPDDLQAATVTASEVTDVSIGLSAPAESSAGACEGDAGAPVTRSVNGAVQIVGVVVGSAKNGCLVAPGDGESTARAVRADVLADWIDRNTVWYRNAFVASYTTSDADGDGHLDGIGGYNLADPNDQIVAVDYEGTGRLDHLLIYRPGAQKKYWVVKRRADGSFERVFQNADAGIGPVPTGGTVMLGQARDRVFAFDCHRSGKQDCIVVYRPGVVSGDSESGSYSVFERDPDGGYEVVFRHKPARLNAASTQMLALDDHGAAAGQHLVFYRPGAGLVTIRSWIFDDDTEAWTSGPDVYTTESAGIGGFGVNQARDRMIAFDCHRSGREDCLVGYRPGVVASDGESSAYRVIERAADGTYRTVSRQVLGQLNATSDQLIAYDYDGSGLMDHLVFYRPGGRLVTVLPWRSGAGGTWAAGPAVYSSTVGIGGYNLAQPQDRLVAYDNNHRGSPTDLVAYRPGSRTAWVLGRQVERGDAAITVTRPAGADSIVETFDYPVDFQHEFTGTSGRVDWGTDEAEAMNFELLSGDGGIIWVSCSTAPEDGVGVVKVFPRLLNGEDEVGEPHLGQTAVCFKVLGSSGYVKLRVPSVLEVQGDSRSPGAGHDLDATVVNLTSGDERTERVERDQSEQFGHVDANCDESHPDFPDVCNETLLELRIVD